In a single window of the Pseudodesulfovibrio profundus genome:
- a CDS encoding helix-turn-helix domain-containing protein, with product MRFLPYKLFVGLFIPDIVASFDGLQLSSKLVWGKLAQHAGETGDCFPGVDTIAEGLGCSGRTVQRCLNELIEKKFIEVERCFRKKSRLQTTNRYYFLWHPIFDSALTRTKQESDRVTKSRPRDDKKSPLGATKSHPSNGDKMSPKENQ from the coding sequence GTGGGGTTATTCATTCCTGATATTGTAGCGAGTTTCGATGGGTTACAGCTTTCATCGAAACTTGTTTGGGGAAAGTTGGCACAACATGCAGGTGAAACCGGTGATTGTTTTCCTGGTGTTGATACCATTGCAGAAGGGCTCGGCTGTAGCGGACGAACCGTACAACGCTGTCTCAATGAGTTGATTGAAAAAAAGTTCATTGAAGTTGAGCGTTGCTTCAGAAAGAAAAGTCGTCTGCAGACAACCAATCGCTATTATTTCCTTTGGCATCCAATTTTTGATTCAGCTTTGACTCGGACAAAGCAAGAGTCTGACAGGGTGACAAAAAGTCGCCCTAGGGATGACAAAAAGTCACCCCTAGGAGCGACAAAAAGTCACCCCTCCAACGGTGACAAGATGTCACCCAAAGAGAATCAGTAA
- a CDS encoding IS3 family transposase (programmed frameshift): MSRKRRNFTAEFKTRVALDALSGEHTLSELASRYGVHPNQVSQWKKQAKEQIVAGFAGKAQKTQQSDEARIKELHAKIGQLTVEKDFLQQAFKDMSCERRRDIVDKGHPMLSVRRQCEILKLHRSTYYYQPIGESASNLALMKRIDELFLELPFFGSRQMRNILRDEGHQLGRNRVRRLMRKMGLMAVYQKPRTSQPHPQHKTYPYLLRGKAITRPNQVWCADITYIPMKRGFLYLVAIMDWHSRAVLSWRLSNTMEADFCVSALEEALNRYGVPEIFNTDQGSQFTSYEFTRTLREAGARISMDGRGRWMDNVMIERLWRSLKYECVYLRELETGSELRQALAWWIDFYNNRRPHKAFDGRKPMEIYQEGPKPEGVPPLAWPHKAA, from the exons ATGTCCAGGAAAAGAAGGAACTTTACCGCCGAATTCAAGACCCGTGTCGCGTTGGATGCCTTGTCCGGCGAACACACCCTGTCCGAGCTCGCCAGCAGGTACGGCGTGCATCCCAACCAGGTTTCCCAGTGGAAGAAGCAGGCCAAGGAGCAGATCGTAGCTGGCTTTGCGGGCAAGGCCCAAAAGACCCAACAAAGCGATGAGGCCCGGATAAAAGAGCTTCACGCCAAGATCGGCCAGCTCACGGTGGAGAAGGATTTTTTGCAACAAGCCTTC AAAGATATGAGCTGCGAGCGAAGGCGAGACATCGTCGACAAGGGGCATCCGATGCTCAGTGTTCGACGGCAGTGCGAAATCCTCAAGCTGCACCGCTCAACGTACTATTACCAGCCGATCGGCGAGTCCGCGTCCAACTTGGCGCTCATGAAGCGCATCGACGAGTTGTTCCTGGAGTTGCCGTTCTTCGGCTCCCGGCAGATGCGCAACATCCTGCGCGATGAGGGCCATCAACTCGGGCGCAATCGCGTCCGGCGGCTCATGCGCAAGATGGGGTTGATGGCGGTCTATCAGAAGCCGCGAACCAGCCAGCCTCATCCGCAGCACAAGACGTATCCGTATCTGCTGCGCGGCAAGGCGATCACGAGGCCGAACCAGGTGTGGTGCGCCGACATCACGTACATCCCGATGAAGCGGGGCTTCCTGTACCTCGTGGCGATCATGGACTGGCACAGCCGCGCGGTGCTCTCCTGGCGGCTGTCGAACACCATGGAAGCGGACTTCTGCGTGTCCGCCCTGGAGGAGGCCCTGAACCGCTACGGCGTGCCCGAAATCTTCAACACGGACCAAGGCTCGCAGTTTACGAGCTACGAGTTCACACGGACGCTCCGGGAAGCCGGAGCCCGCATCTCCATGGACGGCCGCGGCCGCTGGATGGACAACGTCATGATCGAACGCCTGTGGCGATCACTGAAATACGAATGCGTGTATCTGCGGGAATTGGAAACGGGAAGCGAGTTGCGGCAGGCCCTGGCCTGGTGGATCGATTTCTACAACAACCGCCGCCCACACAAGGCGTTTGACGGCAGAAAGCCGATGGAGATATATCAGGAAGGCCCCAAGCCAGAGGGGGTACCCCCTCTGGCTTGGCCCCACAAGGCGGCGTAG
- a CDS encoding IS5 family transposase: protein MLLFLHPKEEGMAIRQKGPRLGDYFLGHRRTKTTFLDEINELIDWQPINAFLCKKIRRKANAVGNPAYPPLAMFKILLLQRWYNLSDPGVEQALLDRLSFVRFTGFSIEDDVPDETTICRFRNGLIRLKVLDSLLDMLNRQLEGQGLLVREGAVVDASVVESQRRPRKVIDVMPEDRSEDAEEQDGPVDCRVSYSDDEEAAWLRKRNRAYYGYKLHAATDSRDGFLLCGHITPANHSDTGEFERLVNGVGLDPGARVYADKGYCSGKNRDILFDRDLEDGTMDKTPRGGRLTDFEKTRNRDISSIRQIVERAFGTLKRGYAFFRSRYVGREKVEGEFHILAMAFNLKKAVRLARA, encoded by the coding sequence ATGCTATTATTTCTCCATCCAAAGGAGGAAGGCATGGCTATTCGGCAGAAAGGACCTCGGTTGGGTGATTACTTCCTGGGGCACCGCAGAACCAAGACCACATTTCTGGATGAGATCAACGAACTCATCGACTGGCAGCCCATCAACGCCTTTCTGTGCAAGAAGATCAGGCGCAAGGCCAACGCCGTGGGCAATCCCGCCTATCCGCCTCTGGCGATGTTCAAGATTCTGCTCTTGCAGCGTTGGTACAACCTGAGTGATCCGGGCGTGGAGCAGGCGCTGCTCGACCGGCTCTCCTTTGTCAGATTTACCGGTTTTTCCATCGAGGACGACGTGCCGGACGAGACCACCATATGCCGTTTCCGTAACGGTTTGATCCGCCTGAAGGTGCTGGACTCCTTGCTCGACATGCTTAACCGCCAGCTTGAAGGACAAGGGCTTCTTGTCCGTGAGGGAGCCGTGGTGGACGCCTCGGTAGTCGAGTCGCAGCGGCGGCCGCGCAAGGTTATCGACGTGATGCCTGAGGACCGTTCCGAGGACGCCGAAGAACAGGATGGGCCGGTGGACTGCCGGGTCAGCTATTCGGATGACGAGGAGGCGGCCTGGCTCCGCAAGAGAAATCGGGCCTATTACGGCTACAAGCTCCATGCCGCGACGGACAGTCGAGACGGGTTTCTGCTCTGTGGTCACATCACTCCCGCGAACCATTCGGACACGGGCGAATTCGAGCGGCTCGTGAATGGCGTCGGCCTTGATCCCGGCGCACGGGTTTATGCGGACAAGGGCTATTGCAGCGGGAAGAACCGGGACATTCTGTTTGATCGCGATTTGGAGGACGGAACCATGGACAAGACGCCTCGTGGCGGCAGGCTGACAGACTTCGAAAAGACCCGCAACCGTGACATCAGCAGCATTCGGCAAATAGTCGAGCGGGCCTTCGGCACACTCAAACGTGGCTACGCATTCTTTCGGTCCCGATACGTGGGTCGTGAGAAGGTGGAGGGAGAGTTCCACATCCTCGCCATGGCGTTCAATTTGAAAAAAGCTGTTCGACTGGCGCGAGCCTGA